In the genome of Streptomyces globosus, one region contains:
- a CDS encoding DUF305 domain-containing protein, protein MNTNRSLPRRAALAATAVASALALAGCGSNDSTSTTGTRPLTTATPASVQDNRHNQADVTFAQEMIPHHRQAVLMSDMVAAHGASADVKALAERIRKAQVPEIETMTGWLRAWGEKVPTGMGMDGMGHGNGDRDGSGMPGMMDAQGMSRLGGARGNAFDTMFLTMMIEHHEDAIDMAETEKQQGAYGPAKDLADAIITSQTAEIAQMRQMLSAGRP, encoded by the coding sequence ATGAACACGAACCGATCCCTGCCGCGCCGCGCGGCCTTGGCGGCCACGGCGGTCGCATCCGCCCTGGCCCTCGCCGGGTGCGGCAGCAATGACAGCACGAGCACGACCGGCACTCGCCCCCTGACCACAGCCACCCCGGCGTCGGTGCAGGACAACCGGCACAACCAGGCGGACGTCACGTTCGCGCAGGAAATGATCCCCCACCACCGCCAGGCCGTCCTGATGTCCGACATGGTCGCCGCCCACGGCGCGTCCGCCGACGTCAAGGCACTCGCGGAGAGGATCAGGAAGGCGCAGGTCCCGGAGATCGAGACCATGACCGGCTGGCTCAGGGCATGGGGCGAGAAGGTCCCCACCGGCATGGGCATGGACGGCATGGGCCACGGCAACGGCGACCGCGACGGCTCCGGCATGCCCGGGATGATGGACGCCCAGGGTATGAGCCGGCTGGGCGGCGCCCGGGGCAACGCCTTCGACACCATGTTCCTGACCATGATGATCGAGCACCACGAAGACGCGATCGACATGGCCGAGACCGAGAAGCAGCAGGGCGCCTACGGCCCGGCCAAGGACCTGGCCGACGCCATCATCACCTCCCAGACCGCCGAGATCGCCCAGATGCGGCAGATGCTCAGCGCCGGACGGCCGTAG
- a CDS encoding DUF6153 family protein: MTGHEPRTQPRSPQAPRIVLLLVLGLLVGLLGMHALPRQDVAEHMPVHHAAAQDAPRHQCPDGEDEVPARHTGHADRMCASAALPESPGILAPDTAPLPGRPGGLVHPSAVLPSVLAYEPSGGRAPPLLAELQILRT; the protein is encoded by the coding sequence GTGACCGGTCACGAGCCCCGGACGCAGCCGCGGTCCCCACAGGCGCCGCGGATCGTCCTGCTGCTCGTTCTCGGTCTCCTCGTCGGGCTGCTCGGCATGCACGCCCTGCCGCGGCAGGACGTGGCCGAGCACATGCCGGTCCACCACGCCGCCGCACAGGACGCCCCGCGACACCAGTGCCCGGACGGCGAGGACGAGGTGCCGGCCCGGCACACCGGCCACGCGGACCGGATGTGCGCGTCCGCGGCACTGCCCGAATCCCCCGGCATCCTCGCGCCGGACACCGCGCCGCTGCCCGGCAGGCCCGGCGGCCTCGTGCACCCGTCGGCCGTACTGCCGAGCGTCCTGGCGTACGAGCCGTCCGGTGGGCGGGCACCGCCCCTGCTCGCCGAACTCCAGATCCTGCGGACATGA
- a CDS encoding heavy metal translocating P-type ATPase codes for MPDPRGLGPGEADKERSTAVLDVRGMIRATQQNTVAAVLGRRPGVLDVEVNPVAQSATVVFDPRRTSLAELRGWVTECGYHCAGQSVPAHICDPMAEPDPPGAVEAAGAVHPAHAEHGPAGGPPPGEATAHEGHGGHAGMSMAAMAADMRNRFLVAVLFSVPIVVWSPIGEEVFGWHAPVPFGLRQDVWALLLSLPVIFYSCSVFFTGAVRALRARTLDMMVLVAVAVGAGWLYSLVVTLTGGGEVFYEAATVLASFVLLGHWFEMRARGGANDAIRTLLDLAPPKAVVLRDGEPVEVATAEVAVGDLLLVRPGTKIAADGVVEDGESEVDESTVTGESLPVHKAPGSAVVGATLNANGTLRVRAARVGADTALAQIVRLVQEAQNSKAPGQRLADRAAFWLVFVALAGGALTLAVWLTASDRPFGEAMLFAITVVVITCPDALGLATPTAIMVGTGLGAQRGVLFKNAMALEASAGIQTVVMDKTGTLTRGEPEVTEVVAAPGQDADEVLRLVAAVERESEHPLAEAVVRHADSRGAPPSQARHFENVPGHGATAVVDGHRIAVGNRRLAEREGIDLGPLAARRDDLTATGRTVVIAAVDGRAAALIGIADAPRETSRAAVRELHALGVEVVMLTGDNRATAERIAGQLGIDTVIAEVLPGDKAATVAELQRGGRKVAMVGDGVNDAPALAQADLGIAIGAGTDVAIDTADLVLMRSDPLDVPTALRIGRGTLRKMRQNLGWAIGYNAIALPIAAGVFEPATGLILRPEIAALSMSGSSIIVAVNALALKRLRLPGPAPADPAAPDAGRGG; via the coding sequence ATGCCGGACCCGCGAGGCCTCGGACCGGGCGAGGCGGACAAGGAACGCAGTACGGCAGTGCTGGACGTGCGGGGCATGATCCGTGCCACCCAGCAGAACACCGTCGCCGCCGTGCTGGGCCGCCGGCCGGGGGTCCTGGACGTGGAGGTCAACCCGGTGGCGCAGTCGGCCACCGTCGTCTTCGACCCCCGCCGGACCTCGCTGGCCGAACTGCGCGGATGGGTGACCGAGTGCGGCTACCACTGTGCCGGCCAGTCGGTGCCGGCCCACATCTGCGACCCGATGGCCGAACCCGACCCGCCCGGTGCGGTGGAAGCGGCCGGAGCCGTCCACCCGGCGCACGCGGAGCACGGACCGGCGGGCGGGCCGCCCCCCGGCGAGGCGACGGCCCACGAGGGGCACGGCGGCCATGCCGGGATGTCGATGGCGGCGATGGCGGCCGACATGCGCAACCGCTTCCTCGTCGCGGTGCTCTTCTCCGTTCCGATCGTGGTCTGGTCCCCGATCGGCGAGGAGGTCTTCGGATGGCACGCCCCCGTCCCGTTCGGCCTCCGCCAGGACGTGTGGGCGCTGCTGCTGAGCCTGCCGGTGATCTTCTATTCGTGCTCGGTCTTCTTCACGGGCGCCGTCCGGGCGCTGCGCGCCCGCACCCTGGACATGATGGTGCTTGTGGCGGTCGCCGTCGGAGCCGGCTGGCTGTACTCGCTGGTCGTCACGCTCACCGGCGGCGGGGAGGTCTTCTACGAGGCCGCCACCGTCCTGGCCTCCTTCGTCCTGCTCGGCCACTGGTTCGAGATGCGCGCCCGCGGCGGCGCCAACGACGCCATCCGCACCCTGCTGGACCTGGCCCCGCCCAAGGCCGTCGTCCTGCGGGACGGCGAACCGGTCGAGGTCGCCACCGCAGAGGTGGCGGTCGGTGACCTGCTGCTCGTCCGTCCCGGTACGAAGATCGCGGCGGACGGGGTCGTGGAGGACGGCGAGAGCGAGGTCGACGAGTCGACCGTGACCGGGGAGAGCCTGCCGGTGCACAAGGCGCCGGGCTCCGCCGTGGTCGGCGCCACCCTCAACGCGAACGGCACTCTGCGCGTACGGGCGGCCAGGGTGGGCGCGGACACGGCCCTGGCCCAGATCGTCCGGCTGGTGCAGGAGGCCCAGAACTCCAAGGCACCGGGCCAGCGGCTGGCCGACCGGGCCGCGTTCTGGCTGGTCTTCGTCGCCCTCGCGGGCGGAGCGCTCACCCTCGCCGTCTGGCTGACGGCGTCCGACCGGCCCTTCGGCGAGGCCATGCTGTTCGCCATCACGGTGGTCGTCATCACCTGCCCCGACGCGCTGGGCCTCGCGACCCCCACCGCGATCATGGTCGGCACCGGGCTGGGCGCCCAGCGCGGGGTGCTGTTCAAGAACGCGATGGCCCTGGAGGCGTCGGCGGGGATCCAGACCGTCGTGATGGACAAGACCGGCACCCTCACCCGCGGAGAGCCCGAGGTCACGGAGGTCGTCGCGGCGCCCGGGCAGGATGCGGACGAGGTCCTGCGGCTGGTCGCCGCGGTCGAGCGCGAGTCCGAGCACCCGCTGGCCGAGGCGGTCGTACGCCACGCCGACTCGCGCGGCGCCCCGCCCTCGCAGGCCCGCCACTTCGAGAACGTGCCCGGTCACGGGGCGACCGCCGTGGTGGACGGCCACCGCATCGCCGTGGGCAACCGCCGGCTGGCCGAACGCGAGGGCATCGACCTCGGTCCGCTGGCCGCCCGGCGGGACGACCTGACCGCCACCGGCCGTACCGTCGTCATCGCCGCTGTCGACGGGCGGGCCGCTGCCCTGATCGGTATCGCCGACGCACCGCGGGAGACCTCCCGCGCCGCCGTGCGCGAGCTGCACGCCCTGGGCGTCGAGGTCGTCATGCTCACCGGCGACAACCGGGCCACCGCGGAGAGGATCGCCGGGCAGCTGGGCATCGACACCGTGATCGCCGAGGTCCTCCCCGGAGACAAGGCCGCCACCGTCGCCGAGCTCCAGCGCGGGGGCCGCAAGGTCGCCATGGTCGGAGACGGCGTCAACGACGCCCCCGCCCTCGCCCAGGCCGACCTCGGCATCGCCATCGGCGCCGGCACCGACGTCGCCATCGACACCGCCGACCTCGTCCTGATGCGATCCGACCCCCTGGACGTCCCCACCGCCCTGCGCATCGGCCGCGGCACCCTGCGCAAGATGCGCCAGAACCTCGGCTGGGCCATCGGCTACAACGCCATCGCCCTGCCCATCGCCGCCGGCGTCTTCGAACCCGCCACCGGCCTGATCCTCCGCCCCGAGATCGCCGCCCTGTCCATGTCCGGATCCAGCATCATCGTCGCCGTCAACGCCCTCGCCCTCAAGCGCCTCCGCCTGCCCGGTCCCGCCCCCGCGGACCCGGCGGCCCCGGACGCCGGCCGGGGCGGATAG